The genomic segment AGAACTAATACTGACCAATTAACCAATTAACGAATTAACAACTCCAGCACTCCATTGCTCCATAATACTGCATCACTACATCACAAAACAATCTGAAATCTAAAATCTGAAATCTGAAATTCCGAGATGGCAATACAAACAAGGAATAAAAGAAGCATAGCATTCAGCATGGCCTCCATGAGCGACCTTGTGTTCTTACTACTTATATTTTTCATGCTGACTTCAACACTGATCGCACCCAATGCCATCAAACTTTTGCTTCCTGAAAGCCAAAGCAAAACAATGGCAAAGCAAACAATCACGGTGTATATCAACGAAAGTTTTGAATATTTTCTGGAAGACCGTCCCATCAGTGAGACAAACCTGGTGGAAGAACTTATAAGAGCGCTGCTAGTTGAAACTGAAGCAACGGTAGTACTCAGAGCGGATCAGACTGTGCCGGTGCAATACATTGTTTCGCTGATTGACGCAATCAATGTTGTGAACGAGCGCAACAATACCAAACATAAAGTAATCCTTGCCACCAGGCCAAAGCGATGAGTAAAGAAGAAAGAAACAAAACCTATGCCTTTATCGGCACTGCATTGTTTCATGCTTTGCTGCTATTACTGTTTATTTTATTTGCTTTGCGAACCCCATTGCCGCTACCGGGCGAGGAGGGTGTTGAAGTAAGCCTCGGCTATACCGATGCAGGCATGGGGCGTGAGCAGCCATCAGTAGTTCAGCCTGCTTCAGCCCCGGCACCAAGGCCGGAACCTTCGGAGCAAAAGGAAGAAATTGTAACCCAAACTACCGAAGAAACCGTTGCGATACCCGCCCAGGAAGAAGAGAAAATTGAACCCAAACCCCAGCCACCTAAACCTGAACCAAAGGTGGAGCCGAAACCTGATCCCGAGCCTGAACCTCCAAAAGTTGATCCGCGTGCACTGTATCCCCCAAGGACCCAGGAATCACAAACAGGGCAAAATGAAGGAGCAACCGGACAAGCAGGCGACCAGGGCAGGCCGGATGGTTCACCGGATAGACCATCAAACGAAGGCATAGGTGGCGCTGGTGAAGGGATTTCTTTCAGTCTTTCAGGCAGATCGGCTGTTGATCTTCCCGACCCGGAATACCCCTCACGCGAGGAGTGCAACGTGGTAGTTACCATCTGGGTTGACAAAGTTGGCAAGGTAATAAGTGCTACTGCTGGGGCCCGCGGAACAACCACAACCGATCCTGCTCTTCGTAAAGCCGCCGAACAGGCAGCATTGCGTGCACGTTTTAGCCCCAATCCCGATGCACCGGAGCAAACAGGAACCATTACATACAATTTCCGACGACGTAACTAATTGCAATAAACGGATTGGCTTTTCAATCATGAACTACCGGCAAACCATCGAGTTCCTATATGATCAGTTGCCTGTATTTCACCGGATAGGCCCGGCTGCTTATAAGCCAGATATTGGGAATATCGAGTCTTTGTGCGCGATGTTAGGCGAGCCACACAAAAAATTTCGTTCTATTCATATTGCCGGAACCAATGGAAAGGGTTCTGTATCACACATGCTTGCGTCTATC from the Bacteroidales bacterium genome contains:
- a CDS encoding biopolymer transporter ExbD encodes the protein MAIQTRNKRSIAFSMASMSDLVFLLLIFFMLTSTLIAPNAIKLLLPESQSKTMAKQTITVYINESFEYFLEDRPISETNLVEELIRALLVETEATVVLRADQTVPVQYIVSLIDAINVVNERNNTKHKVILATRPKR
- a CDS encoding energy transducer TonB, coding for MSKEERNKTYAFIGTALFHALLLLLFILFALRTPLPLPGEEGVEVSLGYTDAGMGREQPSVVQPASAPAPRPEPSEQKEEIVTQTTEETVAIPAQEEEKIEPKPQPPKPEPKVEPKPDPEPEPPKVDPRALYPPRTQESQTGQNEGATGQAGDQGRPDGSPDRPSNEGIGGAGEGISFSLSGRSAVDLPDPEYPSREECNVVVTIWVDKVGKVISATAGARGTTTTDPALRKAAEQAALRARFSPNPDAPEQTGTITYNFRRRN